A single region of the Solirubrobacterales bacterium genome encodes:
- a CDS encoding FAD-dependent monooxygenase, whose amino-acid sequence MIGDEAAPRERFDTIVVGAGPAGEVVADELAAGGQKVVVVERERVAGEWDTCRRCEERQDRRSFRGWSTRRRLDGSGDARRAVAH is encoded by the coding sequence ATGATCGGCGACGAGGCCGCGCCGCGCGAACGCTTCGACACGATCGTGGTCGGCGCGGGCCCTGCCGGCGAGGTGGTCGCGGATGAACTTGCAGCCGGAGGCCAGAAGGTCGTGGTCGTCGAGCGCGAGCGCGTCGCAGGCGAGTGGGACACTTGTCGGAGATGCGAAGAGCGGCAAGATCGTAGGAGCTTTCGCGGTTGGTCCACACGCCGCCGACTGGATGGGTCAGGCGACGCTCGCCGTGCAGTCGCGCATTGA
- a CDS encoding DUF1929 domain-containing protein produces the protein MNKQTALDDQALSKSARGNRLSAAHTPPMTDISSARCRGVRAGVPAFLATAVLATLALLTLAASSALANADGDAALAGSTAAHAAADGLTGKQLDRKRWRKFDRARRAALRKRNSDLRRQGLTLLTDQQIRERVLLQSLGAPVSLANANVVGVASETGNIAINRSGAPVSAPTQSELALAERSSGPTSDDIGQSERGTKGEWSEPVQPNYQSYPGCDNCGPSNATTFPNPQFNDNSRSFAGDPIINTALDYTEPGANARYWSPNPRIVPIYAAMLPNGKVLYWDWYFSGNMTDYDQEVEQKKGTRVLLWDPANPNDPGIRKDLPGANVFCAGFSQLPNGDLLLAGGNADVGLTGLDSTFVYRWRTGTWDKSSNMERTRWYPSVAATWNGESMIVGGDPPEENGQYAQGGNAVPEIFMSNYESPETQVWDSTSPSPRIRKLGALDFPYDDPRNTARVPGWRLYPFLFPWVDGRMLYAGRETEILTIDQRIKGGIDSPDCVHPAPPAEVTYPDNCNDGGDRYVTERDDGQNNGGRQIQRTYGTGAYYGLGKVLVAGGDDDKRYTFSVPASLKGPGFDTYVDGDPQIDEPDAGANWVCQGFANGNQYAYSGNPYAANATSRWTGDAALVHVWNRDWCIGENTPVAGDDNAAVNGASKEVSKIGMRTTEDVSVSPANSKGWPTTEQAQSMNYPRRMAGLTVLPDGKLISTGGMSTTNAADQPASPGEESPNDTALPKQYAMNANNANVNSQLVNYDRAVFASEQWDPDTGTWTVMDSAHRPRQYHSTTILLADGRVMSGGGGVCSTCTYAQYSEANFEYFKPPYFFWADGVEKTPAQRPAITGPFHTEGTGANANEKILPQVDYDGTLNVTYTRAQGESSGTVPITKAALVKLGDPTHGFDQGQRYVPVELTVESPTTAAVKAPPNPYEAPPGFYWLFLLDQNGTPSIARVVQVGANLALKNKRRSSVAYAEQEFADPYSADFGSSQDFGLGTYYASRGNLASVRDNSISSLKIDPGFRARLCRGENLSDAANCITIPSGDYGDLGTRWEDHISSLRIEEGAYDNPANQAAVQDNSADETAPTITVTSPLPGSSVSVATATLNFTVTDDVSENDDGTPIACEQTAGSTLALNVGVNNFVVACTDDAGNVATLPFQVTRNGIDTTPPTIAITAPADDITTDADQVTLEYTVTDNVADTPVCDKASSSRIPLAIGLNTITVSCRDAANNLGSASVHATYIPPASIGNGKARFKLAKSLKITTKLKFKGLCPERCLVTIGITGSGVSVWPKGITLRASSKLQTVTFRLKKSDLRLINGRLKNKRPVRVRLWIDDRIQGASKLKR, from the coding sequence GTGAACAAACAGACGGCGCTCGATGATCAGGCGCTGAGCAAGAGCGCTCGTGGAAATCGGCTTTCCGCAGCGCACACCCCACCTATGACCGATATTTCAAGCGCCCGCTGTCGCGGAGTTCGGGCCGGTGTTCCGGCATTTCTGGCCACAGCGGTGCTGGCCACTTTGGCGCTGCTCACCCTCGCAGCCTCGAGCGCACTGGCGAATGCCGACGGGGATGCCGCGCTGGCCGGAAGCACTGCCGCGCACGCCGCCGCCGATGGGCTGACTGGCAAGCAGCTCGACCGCAAGCGCTGGCGCAAATTCGACCGTGCGCGGCGCGCTGCGCTGCGCAAGCGCAACAGCGACCTCAGGCGTCAGGGCCTGACGCTCCTGACCGATCAACAGATCCGCGAGCGGGTATTGCTGCAGTCGCTGGGCGCGCCCGTGTCTCTCGCCAATGCAAACGTTGTGGGCGTCGCGTCTGAGACCGGAAACATCGCGATCAATCGCAGCGGCGCGCCCGTGTCCGCTCCGACCCAGTCCGAACTCGCGCTTGCAGAACGCAGCAGCGGGCCGACGAGCGACGACATCGGCCAGAGTGAGCGGGGCACAAAGGGCGAGTGGTCGGAGCCGGTGCAGCCGAACTATCAGAGCTATCCCGGGTGCGACAACTGCGGCCCGTCGAACGCCACGACCTTCCCGAATCCTCAGTTCAACGACAACTCCCGCAGCTTCGCCGGCGACCCAATCATCAACACGGCGCTCGACTACACAGAGCCCGGCGCAAACGCGCGCTACTGGTCACCGAACCCGCGCATCGTCCCGATCTACGCGGCGATGCTGCCCAACGGCAAAGTGCTCTATTGGGACTGGTACTTCAGTGGCAATATGACCGATTACGATCAGGAAGTCGAACAGAAGAAGGGCACGCGCGTACTGCTCTGGGATCCGGCAAACCCCAACGATCCCGGCATTCGTAAGGATTTGCCGGGAGCCAACGTCTTCTGCGCCGGCTTCAGCCAGCTGCCCAACGGCGACCTCCTGCTCGCCGGAGGCAACGCCGACGTAGGGTTGACCGGCCTGGACTCCACCTTCGTATATCGCTGGCGCACCGGCACCTGGGACAAGAGCTCGAACATGGAGCGCACGCGTTGGTACCCGTCGGTCGCGGCCACCTGGAACGGCGAGTCGATGATCGTCGGGGGTGACCCGCCGGAGGAGAACGGCCAGTACGCGCAGGGCGGCAACGCCGTGCCCGAGATCTTCATGTCCAACTACGAAAGTCCGGAGACTCAGGTCTGGGATTCGACCAGCCCCTCGCCGCGCATACGCAAACTCGGCGCGCTCGACTTCCCCTATGACGACCCACGGAATACGGCGCGCGTTCCCGGCTGGCGCCTTTACCCGTTCCTTTTCCCGTGGGTCGATGGGCGAATGCTCTACGCCGGGCGGGAAACCGAGATCCTCACGATCGATCAGCGCATCAAGGGCGGCATTGACTCGCCCGACTGCGTACACCCGGCCCCCCCGGCGGAAGTCACTTATCCCGACAACTGCAATGACGGTGGCGATCGCTACGTCACCGAGCGCGACGACGGCCAGAACAACGGCGGACGCCAGATCCAGCGCACCTACGGCACTGGTGCCTACTACGGTCTGGGCAAGGTACTCGTCGCCGGCGGCGACGATGACAAGCGCTACACCTTTAGTGTTCCGGCCTCGCTCAAGGGCCCCGGCTTCGATACGTACGTCGACGGCGACCCGCAGATAGACGAGCCCGACGCTGGGGCCAACTGGGTTTGCCAGGGCTTCGCGAACGGAAACCAGTACGCCTACAGCGGCAACCCATACGCAGCTAACGCAACGAGCCGCTGGACCGGAGACGCGGCGCTCGTGCACGTCTGGAACCGGGACTGGTGCATCGGCGAAAACACGCCTGTGGCCGGAGATGACAACGCCGCGGTCAACGGCGCATCCAAAGAAGTCTCGAAAATCGGGATGCGAACGACTGAGGACGTCAGCGTGAGCCCGGCGAACTCAAAGGGTTGGCCGACGACCGAGCAGGCGCAGTCAATGAATTACCCGCGGCGCATGGCCGGCCTCACGGTACTCCCGGATGGCAAGTTGATTTCGACTGGCGGGATGTCAACGACCAACGCGGCTGATCAGCCAGCGAGTCCGGGTGAGGAAAGCCCCAACGACACCGCTCTTCCCAAGCAGTACGCGATGAACGCCAACAACGCCAACGTCAACTCGCAACTCGTCAACTACGACCGCGCCGTATTTGCGTCTGAGCAGTGGGACCCGGACACCGGCACCTGGACCGTCATGGACTCTGCCCACCGCCCGCGCCAGTACCACTCGACGACGATTCTGCTCGCCGACGGGCGCGTGATGAGCGGCGGCGGCGGTGTCTGCAGCACGTGCACCTACGCGCAGTACAGCGAGGCCAACTTCGAGTACTTCAAGCCACCGTACTTCTTTTGGGCCGACGGTGTTGAAAAGACCCCGGCCCAACGCCCGGCGATCACTGGGCCGTTCCACACCGAAGGCACGGGTGCGAACGCCAACGAAAAGATTCTCCCCCAGGTCGACTACGACGGAACCCTGAACGTCACCTACACCCGGGCTCAAGGGGAAAGCAGCGGGACGGTTCCAATCACCAAGGCAGCGCTGGTCAAACTCGGCGATCCGACCCACGGCTTCGATCAGGGCCAGCGCTACGTGCCGGTCGAGCTGACGGTCGAAAGCCCGACGACCGCGGCGGTCAAGGCCCCGCCGAACCCCTATGAAGCGCCGCCAGGCTTCTACTGGCTCTTTCTGCTCGACCAGAACGGCACGCCGTCGATCGCCAGGGTCGTCCAGGTCGGAGCGAACCTCGCGCTCAAGAACAAGCGCCGCAGCTCGGTCGCGTACGCCGAGCAGGAGTTCGCCGACCCCTACTCGGCCGACTTCGGCTCGAGTCAGGACTTTGGCCTGGGCACCTATTACGCCTCGCGCGGCAACCTCGCCAGTGTGCGAGACAACTCGATCAGTTCGCTGAAGATCGATCCAGGCTTCCGCGCGCGCCTCTGCCGCGGCGAGAACCTCAGCGACGCCGCCAACTGCATAACGATCCCGTCCGGTGATTACGGCGATTTGGGCACACGGTGGGAGGATCACATCAGCTCACTTCGGATCGAGGAGGGCGCCTACGACAACCCCGCCAATCAAGCGGCAGTTCAGGACAATTCCGCCGACGAAACCGCGCCGACAATCACCGTGACATCCCCGCTGCCCGGCTCGAGCGTGAGCGTGGCTACGGCGACACTCAACTTCACAGTCACGGACGATGTCAGCGAGAACGACGATGGCACGCCGATCGCCTGCGAGCAGACTGCGGGCTCGACGCTCGCTTTGAACGTCGGCGTGAACAACTTTGTGGTGGCGTGCACGGACGACGCCGGAAACGTCGCGACTTTGCCGTTTCAGGTGACGCGCAACGGCATCGATACCACGCCGCCGACGATCGCGATCACGGCGCCTGCCGACGACATCACGACGGATGCGGATCAGGTCACGCTTGAATACACCGTGACCGACAACGTCGCGGATACGCCAGTGTGTGACAAAGCCTCAAGCTCGAGAATCCCGCTCGCGATCGGCCTGAACACGATCACCGTCAGCTGCCGCGACGCTGCCAATAATCTCGGTTCGGCGAGCGTGCACGCAACCTACATCCCACCCGCGAGCATCGGTAACGGCAAAGCCAGGTTCAAGTTGGCGAAATCCTTGAAGATCACCACGAAGCTCAAGTTCAAGGGCCTCTGCCCCGAGCGCTGCCTCGTTACGATCGGGATCACCGGCAGTGGCGTGAGCGTATGGCCCAAGGGCATCACCTTGAGGGCGTCCTCCAAGCTGCAGACCGTCACGTTCAGGCTGAAGAAGTCGGACCTCCGGTTGATCAACGGGCGGCTCAAGAATAAGCGCCCAGTTCGGGTGAGACTGTGGATCGACGACAGGATCCAAGGGGCTTCGAAGCTCAAACGCTGA
- the nhaA gene encoding Na+/H+ antiporter NhaA, protein MGDAATPGDAVRKLSGHTAWTRNIAAPLRNYLDTEVSGAFVLLAASLVALIWANVASGSYESFWNTDLSISLGLRTLGGDLHYWVNDGLMTFFFLVVGLEVRREFDMGELRERRRVAIPVLAAVGGMALPAAIYLAFNAGGPNAEGWGIVMPTDTAFALGMLALFGRRVPVRLRVFVLTLVIADDIGTLLVIAVAYSSDISLDALAVTGLLALLAVGIRRFWNPLSKRPYEAIGIAVWIAMAQSGVHPTIAGVIIGLAISAKPPVRQDLERATAIARLFREQPTAELARSAKLYVQNAVSENERLQFGLHPWTSFLIVPIFALANAGVTLSSELLKDAATSPVTIGIISALVFGKLFGIGLTTMVAAHPRLGRLPLPVEIPPVFGAAALCGIGFTLSLFIAGIAFEGRTLDEAKVGILVAAVVSTALGAVLIAITNRMAASGRKSSVTPSSLLEDLAKPVDFDRDHIRGPRGARVTLLEYGDYECIYCGRAENTVRELLERFDDELTYVWRHLPLQDIHPRAQLASEAAEVAAAQGRFWEMHDLMIGHQSDIEIPDLRRYAKEIGLDLDRFWEDLRSRDFAERVAEDVESADESLVTGTPSFFINGRRHEGAYDIDTLTAKVRKILGSDPVQPD, encoded by the coding sequence ATGGGTGACGCCGCAACGCCAGGAGACGCCGTTCGCAAACTCAGCGGCCACACCGCCTGGACCCGCAACATCGCCGCGCCGCTGCGCAACTACCTCGACACCGAGGTCTCGGGCGCCTTCGTTCTGCTTGCGGCATCGCTCGTCGCATTGATCTGGGCGAATGTCGCCTCGGGCTCGTACGAGTCGTTCTGGAACACCGACCTGTCGATTTCGCTCGGCTTACGCACGCTCGGCGGCGACCTGCACTACTGGGTCAACGACGGACTGATGACGTTCTTCTTTCTGGTCGTAGGCCTTGAGGTTCGCCGCGAATTCGACATGGGAGAGCTGCGTGAGCGCCGCCGCGTTGCGATCCCAGTCCTGGCGGCGGTTGGCGGCATGGCGCTTCCTGCAGCGATCTACCTTGCGTTCAATGCTGGCGGGCCCAACGCCGAGGGCTGGGGCATCGTGATGCCAACTGACACGGCCTTCGCGCTGGGCATGCTCGCGTTGTTTGGCCGCAGAGTCCCGGTGCGGCTGCGCGTCTTCGTGCTGACACTGGTGATCGCGGACGACATCGGCACGCTGCTGGTGATCGCCGTCGCCTACAGCTCAGACATTTCGCTCGACGCACTAGCGGTCACGGGGCTGCTCGCGCTGCTCGCGGTCGGAATCCGGCGCTTCTGGAACCCACTGAGCAAGCGACCGTACGAGGCGATTGGCATCGCTGTCTGGATCGCAATGGCTCAGTCGGGCGTGCACCCGACGATCGCGGGAGTGATCATCGGCCTCGCGATCTCGGCAAAGCCACCGGTCAGACAGGATCTTGAACGCGCGACGGCGATCGCAAGGCTCTTCCGCGAGCAACCAACTGCCGAGCTCGCGCGCAGCGCAAAGCTCTACGTCCAGAATGCCGTCTCAGAAAACGAGCGACTCCAGTTTGGCCTGCACCCATGGACGAGCTTCCTGATCGTCCCGATCTTCGCGCTCGCCAACGCCGGCGTCACACTTTCGAGTGAATTGCTCAAGGACGCGGCGACGTCGCCGGTCACGATCGGCATCATCTCCGCACTCGTGTTCGGCAAGCTCTTCGGCATTGGGCTGACCACGATGGTCGCGGCGCACCCGAGGCTAGGCAGACTTCCGCTTCCCGTCGAGATCCCGCCGGTCTTTGGCGCGGCGGCGCTCTGCGGGATAGGTTTCACGCTCTCACTCTTCATCGCAGGCATCGCCTTTGAGGGCAGGACGCTCGACGAGGCGAAGGTAGGCATTCTGGTTGCCGCTGTCGTATCGACCGCGCTGGGCGCCGTTCTCATCGCGATCACCAACCGTATGGCCGCGAGCGGGCGCAAGAGTTCCGTGACGCCGTCGTCGCTGCTTGAGGACCTTGCAAAGCCTGTCGACTTTGATCGCGACCACATCCGCGGACCCAGGGGAGCCAGAGTCACGCTGCTCGAATACGGCGACTACGAGTGCATCTATTGCGGACGCGCCGAAAACACAGTCCGCGAGTTGCTTGAGCGCTTTGACGATGAGCTCACATACGTCTGGAGGCACCTGCCTCTTCAAGACATCCACCCGCGTGCCCAACTCGCGTCAGAGGCAGCCGAAGTCGCAGCCGCTCAGGGCAGATTCTGGGAAATGCACGACCTCATGATCGGTCACCAGTCCGACATCGAGATCCCTGACCTGCGCAGATACGCAAAAGAGATCGGCCTGGATCTCGATCGCTTCTGGGAGGACCTGCGCAGCCGCGACTTCGCCGAGCGCGTCGCCGAAGACGTCGAGAGTGCCGATGAGTCGCTGGTCACCGGCACCCCTAGCTTCTTCATCAACGGCCGCAGGCACGAAGGTGCCTACGACATCGACACGCTCACCGCGAAGGTGCGCAAGATTCTCGGGTCCGATCCGGTCCAGCCGGACTAG
- a CDS encoding SHOCT domain-containing protein: MSDTHAAPETDAPATPVAKDTRPGYSPYRLGWGLSVVMALASLALFLSFFSLWLDRQVLDSDQWTETSTEVLEKPAVRNALANYLVDQLFTSVDVEQELKDELPEDFDVLASPATSGLRSLALSGTKSALDLPVVQAAWKEANRLTHEQLITVLEGGDENVSTTSGTVSVNAQAILRDIANKVGLSGDLVNKIPAKAATFTIYQSDDLATVQSIYSTVKDLRWVFVGLAILLYVLAIALAKGRRRRAVIWMGTSFVVVALLVLITSSLARGPVIEGLSQTTSVQSAVGDVYDVAVQLLNRMANSLLFTGILVLLAAMVAGPYTWAIAVRKFFAPYLRDYLGLSIAAAALLFLILLWIAPVDGFRTTVGLTINIALAIAGFIALVRITRDEFPDAAPADFGAAGGWVKGHWATATGYVKEQASKTEMPSFRGGDAKITEIKSDPAGDAPAKPIKPSGDLDELERLSSLHRSGALTDAEYTVAKAKLLK; this comes from the coding sequence ATGAGCGACACCCACGCCGCACCAGAAACCGACGCCCCAGCAACTCCGGTGGCCAAGGACACGCGGCCCGGCTACTCGCCATATCGCTTGGGATGGGGCCTCAGCGTCGTCATGGCGCTCGCCTCACTCGCGTTGTTTCTGTCCTTCTTCTCGCTCTGGCTCGACCGTCAGGTGCTCGACTCGGATCAGTGGACCGAGACTTCCACCGAGGTCCTTGAGAAGCCGGCCGTGCGCAACGCGCTCGCCAACTACCTCGTCGACCAGCTCTTCACGAGCGTTGACGTGGAGCAGGAGTTGAAGGACGAGCTGCCCGAAGATTTCGATGTGCTCGCAAGCCCAGCGACCAGCGGGCTTCGCTCACTCGCGCTCAGCGGCACGAAGTCTGCGCTTGATCTGCCGGTCGTGCAGGCCGCATGGAAGGAAGCCAACCGCCTCACTCACGAGCAGTTGATCACCGTCCTTGAGGGCGGCGACGAAAACGTCTCGACCACCAGCGGCACAGTCAGCGTCAACGCCCAGGCGATCCTGCGGGACATCGCCAACAAGGTCGGCCTGAGCGGCGATCTCGTCAACAAGATTCCCGCCAAAGCGGCCACGTTCACGATCTACCAGTCAGATGACCTGGCAACCGTCCAGAGCATTTACTCGACCGTCAAGGACCTCCGCTGGGTCTTCGTCGGCCTTGCGATCCTCCTCTACGTTCTTGCGATCGCGCTCGCCAAGGGTCGTCGTCGTCGCGCGGTGATCTGGATGGGTACGTCGTTCGTCGTAGTCGCACTGCTCGTGCTCATCACCAGTTCGCTGGCTCGCGGCCCCGTCATTGAGGGGCTGTCGCAGACGACCTCCGTGCAGTCCGCCGTTGGCGACGTCTATGACGTCGCGGTACAACTGCTGAATCGAATGGCCAACTCGCTGCTCTTCACCGGCATCCTGGTGCTGCTCGCGGCTATGGTCGCCGGCCCGTACACGTGGGCGATCGCGGTGCGCAAGTTCTTCGCGCCGTACTTGCGCGACTACCTGGGGCTGTCAATTGCCGCTGCCGCTCTGCTCTTCTTGATCCTGCTCTGGATCGCGCCTGTCGATGGATTCCGCACAACCGTCGGCTTGACGATCAATATCGCCCTGGCTATCGCGGGATTCATCGCTCTCGTGCGCATCACTCGCGATGAGTTCCCCGATGCCGCACCGGCCGACTTCGGCGCCGCCGGCGGCTGGGTCAAGGGCCATTGGGCTACCGCGACGGGCTACGTGAAGGAGCAGGCCAGCAAGACCGAGATGCCGAGCTTCCGCGGAGGCGATGCCAAAATCACAGAGATCAAATCCGATCCTGCAGGCGATGCGCCGGCCAAGCCGATCAAACCTTCAGGCGATCTCGACGAACTCGAGCGCCTCAGCTCGCTGCACAGGAGCGGCGCGCTGACCGACGCCGAGTACACCGTGGCGAAGGCCAAGCTGCTGAAGTAG
- a CDS encoding MBL fold metallo-hydrolase, whose protein sequence is MHVGFAGHSTTLVELDGVRVLSDPLFRSSLLHLQRHAPLADLDRYGNPDVLLISHSHLDHLDKRSLKLVDKSARAIVPSDSAKLMRSLGFNDVTGLSAGDETEASGLRVRAIHAEHGGSRMPWNASAETLGFVVEGSQSFYYAGDTDLFDEMAEIGQEIDLALIPVWGWGPKLGDGHLDPLRAAKAVELIEPRVAVPVHWGGYLPAGMAKRRPDLLSEPPRRFRRIVEESAHTDARVELIEPGGQISIDHPGEAK, encoded by the coding sequence ATGCACGTCGGATTTGCTGGCCACTCGACCACACTCGTAGAGCTGGACGGTGTACGCGTTCTGAGCGATCCGCTGTTCCGTAGTTCGCTCCTCCACCTGCAGCGCCACGCGCCGCTCGCGGACCTCGATCGATACGGCAACCCAGACGTCCTGCTGATCTCCCACAGTCACCTCGATCACCTCGACAAGCGATCCTTGAAGCTCGTCGACAAATCGGCTCGAGCGATCGTGCCCAGCGACTCGGCGAAGCTGATGCGCTCGCTCGGATTCAATGATGTGACCGGCCTCAGCGCCGGCGACGAGACCGAGGCCAGCGGCCTGCGAGTCCGAGCCATCCATGCCGAGCACGGCGGCAGCCGAATGCCATGGAACGCATCGGCCGAGACGCTGGGCTTCGTCGTCGAGGGCTCGCAGTCGTTTTACTACGCCGGCGACACAGACCTCTTTGACGAAATGGCCGAGATCGGCCAAGAGATCGATCTTGCGCTCATCCCAGTTTGGGGTTGGGGGCCGAAACTGGGCGACGGTCATCTCGATCCGCTGCGTGCAGCGAAGGCCGTCGAGTTGATCGAACCGCGCGTTGCCGTCCCTGTCCACTGGGGTGGATACCTTCCGGCTGGAATGGCGAAGCGACGACCAGATCTCCTCTCCGAGCCGCCGCGCAGGTTCAGGCGGATCGTCGAGGAATCGGCGCACACCGATGCCCGCGTGGAGCTGATCGAGCCGGGTGGTCAAATTTCGATCGACCATCCGGGCGAAGCGAAGTGA
- a CDS encoding phage holin family protein — MTGRAKSILGTVLRATALVAFNGAILWGLSQVLNGFDLPNYWVACAVALVIAVINAVLWPLIISMALRFAVFTMGLGSILMAALVIEIAASMADNIVVADGAAVVVVIVLTIANILLTTIFGLGERDWYYERVVLRSIRRVVKRQGREIQRSDVPGVFFLEIDGLAEPVLRRAITNGHCPTMARWMQDGSHRIVKWECDLSSQTSASQAGLLQGSNDDIPAFRWYERESGNLVTSSSAKDVAMVEQRLSTGKGLLAYGGTSRGNLMSGDAPRSLLTLSRVRDKLYSRDFYAYFADPYNPSRTISLGIWDVITEKIEARRQRQLDIQPRVSRGGIYPLLRMGMTVVMRDFNIFSLIGDMFEGVPTSYATFVGYDEVAHHSGIERRDALDVLRRLDQQFARLERIAEFAPRPYKFVVLSDHGQSQGATFLQRYGETLESVVDRAIADHHDVAKIESPDEAWGSIGGAVTQIANAEGATATVVRKQVERREPGADQARFGPELANQERESKIEESAEKPDVIVLASGNLGLIYFPDEKVRLTREAIDREYSGLITTLATHPGVGFVMVDSEDGPVAIGADGLQRLATGEVEGADPLEHFGKHAATHLARNSAFKNAPDIYVVSMFDHESGEVAAFEELVGSHGGLGGTQSEPFALVPSEWSQAPDEIIGARAMHLELVRWLEEVGVRPKESA, encoded by the coding sequence GTGACCGGTCGCGCCAAATCGATCCTGGGCACCGTGCTTCGTGCGACTGCGCTGGTCGCGTTCAACGGCGCAATCCTCTGGGGTCTCTCGCAGGTTCTGAACGGCTTCGATCTGCCCAACTACTGGGTTGCCTGCGCCGTGGCCCTTGTGATCGCCGTGATCAACGCGGTGCTTTGGCCACTGATCATCTCGATGGCCCTGCGATTTGCCGTCTTCACGATGGGGCTTGGTTCGATCCTGATGGCCGCCCTGGTGATCGAGATCGCTGCATCTATGGCAGACAACATCGTTGTAGCCGATGGCGCTGCGGTGGTGGTCGTGATCGTGCTGACGATCGCAAACATCTTGCTCACGACGATCTTCGGCCTCGGCGAGCGGGACTGGTACTACGAGCGCGTCGTCCTGCGTTCGATCCGCCGCGTGGTCAAGCGCCAGGGGCGAGAGATCCAGCGCTCGGACGTTCCCGGAGTCTTCTTCCTTGAAATCGATGGCCTCGCCGAGCCCGTGTTGCGCCGAGCGATCACGAACGGGCACTGCCCGACGATGGCGCGCTGGATGCAGGACGGCAGCCACCGGATAGTCAAATGGGAATGCGATCTCTCGTCGCAGACGAGCGCCTCGCAGGCGGGACTGCTTCAGGGCAGCAACGACGACATCCCGGCGTTCCGTTGGTATGAGCGCGAGAGTGGCAACCTGGTCACGTCGAGCAGCGCAAAGGATGTCGCGATGGTCGAACAGCGGCTGTCGACCGGCAAGGGTCTGCTCGCCTACGGCGGCACCAGCCGCGGCAACCTGATGTCTGGCGACGCGCCGCGATCGCTCCTGACACTCAGTAGGGTTCGCGACAAGCTCTACTCGCGCGACTTCTACGCCTACTTCGCCGACCCGTACAACCCATCGCGCACGATCTCGCTGGGCATCTGGGACGTCATCACCGAGAAGATCGAGGCGCGCCGCCAGAGGCAGCTCGACATCCAGCCGCGCGTCAGTCGCGGCGGCATCTACCCGCTGCTGCGCATGGGCATGACCGTCGTGATGCGCGACTTCAACATCTTCAGCCTGATCGGCGACATGTTCGAGGGAGTGCCGACCAGCTACGCCACGTTCGTCGGCTACGACGAGGTCGCGCACCACTCTGGGATCGAGCGCCGCGACGCACTCGACGTGTTGCGTCGCCTCGACCAGCAGTTTGCCCGGCTTGAGCGCATTGCTGAGTTTGCGCCGCGTCCGTACAAGTTCGTTGTGCTCTCGGACCACGGCCAGAGCCAGGGCGCGACTTTCTTGCAGCGCTACGGCGAGACGCTCGAATCGGTGGTTGACCGCGCGATCGCCGATCACCACGACGTCGCGAAGATTGAATCTCCCGACGAAGCGTGGGGAAGCATCGGCGGCGCCGTAACTCAGATCGCGAACGCCGAAGGCGCCACCGCGACGGTCGTCCGCAAGCAGGTCGAGCGCCGTGAACCCGGAGCAGACCAGGCGCGTTTTGGTCCTGAGCTCGCCAACCAAGAGCGCGAAAGCAAGATCGAGGAGTCGGCCGAAAAGCCCGACGTGATCGTGCTCGCCTCGGGCAATCTCGGTCTGATCTATTTCCCGGACGAGAAGGTTCGCCTGACGCGGGAGGCGATCGACCGCGAGTACTCCGGCCTGATCACCACTCTTGCTACGCATCCCGGAGTCGGTTTCGTGATGGTCGATTCAGAAGACGGCCCGGTCGCGATCGGCGCCGACGGTTTGCAGCGACTCGCAACTGGCGAGGTGGAGGGCGCAGATCCGCTCGAGCACTTTGGCAAGCACGCAGCAACGCACCTCGCTCGCAACAGCGCCTTCAAGAACGCACCAGACATCTACGTCGTGAGCATGTTCGACCACGAATCCGGTGAGGTAGCGGCCTTCGAAGAGCTAGTTGGATCCCACGGCGGGCTCGGCGGAACTCAGTCCGAGCCGTTCGCGCTTGTGCCATCAGAGTGGTCGCAGGCACCGGACGAAATCATCGGTGCGCGAGCGATGCACCTCGAACTCGTGCGCTGGCTTGAAGAAGTCGGTGTGCGACCGAAGGAGTCCGCATGA